GCTCTGGCGGGCTGCCACAAAGGCGCCAAACCCGGCGGTGACCAAGGCCAGCACCCCAAAACTCATCCACCAGCCCCGATTGCCTCGCGCGCTCGCCAGGGCCGTGAATACCGCCACACCAATGAGCGCATAGCGCTGCACGATGCACATGGGGCAAGGCTCCAGGCCCACCACATGCTGCAAATACATGCCAAAGGCCAGCATCGCCACGCAGGCCACGCTGATCAGTGCCAGCACACGGCGCGGGGCCTGATCGATCCAGTTCAACAACATCTTTGTTATCCCTCTAAGCCGCGCAGTGCCTGGCGCGGCATCCCCAGGGAAGCTGCTCAGATACCAGCGGCGTGATCCAAGAACACTCGGGCGCGGCGTGGTGTAACCACCAGCGTTTCACCCTCTTTGAAACCCATTTCCTTGAACTGCTGCGCAGGAATCTGCGCTTCGATCAGGGACTCTGGGGACGCATTGTCCGCTGGTTTGTGGTCATCGGTCGGAATAAGTTCCAGCCGCGCAATCGGCCCCAC
Above is a window of Acidovorax sp. KKS102 DNA encoding:
- a CDS encoding disulfide bond formation protein B translates to MLLNWIDQAPRRVLALISVACVAMLAFGMYLQHVVGLEPCPMCIVQRYALIGVAVFTALASARGNRGWWMSFGVLALVTAGFGAFVAARQSWLQWYPPEIATCGRDFYGMIENYPISRAIPMIFRGSGDCTAIDWTFLGGSIANWSFICFVGFGLVLLALLVRALKGGTQRGSGYSVA